The Glycine max cultivar Williams 82 chromosome 12, Glycine_max_v4.0, whole genome shotgun sequence genome window below encodes:
- the LOC100786683 gene encoding BAG family molecular chaperone regulator 7: MSRFRRFELIEQPPFFPSCYSSPFLVQDSLSLDLDLLPLPSPFDAFADLLHAPSLAYRRLERQLDNELRLQSLSDRVAELESRFHRVLGGDRKYTWTAEIKGAEKNGFDRKYKWVAEIAEEEEKKKKKMKKQVKVPKDRNVTWDAEEEEENKKRLLKGVAKNVKWTAEITGKGEKSGSSRKYTFQVQSGDAEKKKEKEKEKEKKKGNGSRIVEIHEPSGHRDVVLRQAFAKRFGAVQNERGKKKDLSPQDAALLIQISFRAYLIRRSKALRALRELAIAKSKLKEIRAQFNNFSYRRHVACNAEERQRFSEKIIVLLLTVDAIEGADIMVRSAKRSMVDELEAMLDVVDPQPGGRSASLSSFKRRTFDMPDGVIRKEIEEGVAQVVQMLEEAENSSEA; encoded by the exons ATGAGCCGATTCAGGCGATTTGAGCTCATCGAACAGCCACCTTTCTTCCCCTCATGCTACTCTTCTCCCTTCCTCGTCCAAGACTCACTTTCTCTCGACCTCGACCTGTTGCCACTTCCCAGCCCCTTCGACGCTTTCGCAGATCTGCTCCACGCGCCGTCGTTGGCTTACCGGCGCCTGGAGAGGCAGCTCGATAATGAGTTGCGCTTGCAGAGCCTCTCTGACCGCGTCGCCGAGCTGGAATCGCGGTTCCACCGTGTGCTCGGCGGAGATCGGAAGTACACGTGGACGGCGGAGATCAAGGGAGCGGAGAAGAATGGGTTCGATAGGAAGTACAAGTGGGTAGCGGAGATCgctgaggaagaagagaagaagaagaagaagatgaagaagcagGTGAAGGTGCCGAAGGATAGGAACGTGACGTGGGAtgctgaggaagaggaggaaAACAAGAAGAGGTTGCTGAAGGGTGTTGCCAAGAACGTGAAATGGACGGCTGAGATCACGGGAAAAGGGGAGAAGAGTGGGAGCTCGAGAAAGTACACGTTTCAGGTGCAGAGTGGGGATGCTgagaagaaaaaggagaaggagaaggagaaggagaagaagaagggaaatgGATCGCGCATTGTGGAGATTCACGAGCCAAGTGGTCATAGAGATGTGGTTTTGAGACAG GCATTTGCCAAGAGGTTCGGAGCTGTTCAAAATGAGAGGGGCAAAAAGAAGGACTTGTCTCCTCAAGATGCTGCATTGTTGATCCAGATCAGCTTTAGAGCTTACTTGATCCGTAGGTCAAAGGCTCTTCGTGCCCTTAGAGAACTGGCCATTGCAAAATCTAAATTAAAGGAAATCAGAGCCCAGTTCAATAACTTTTCCTACCGACGTCATGTAGCTTGTAATGCGGAGGAACGCCAGCGATTTTCTGAGAAAATAATTGTCTTGCTCCTTACTGTTGATGCCATTGAG GGAGCTGATATTATGGTAAGATCTGCCAAGAGGTCAATGGTGGATGAGCTGGAAGCAATGCTTGATGTGGTAGATCCCCAGCCTGGTGGAAGATCAGCATCACTCTCCTCCTTCAAAAGAAGGACATTTGATATGCCTGATGGAGTCATCCGGAAGGAAATTGAAGAAGGGGTTGCACAGGTTGTGCAAATGCTTGAAGAAGCAGAGAATAGCAGCGAAGCATGA
- the LOC100793394 gene encoding COP9 signalosome complex subunit 4, with translation MESAFASASAITDQRQKIEQYKQILAAVISSNDIVQARKFIDHMLSDDVPLVVSRQLLQTFAQELGRLEPEIQKEIAHYALAQIQPRVVSFEEQVLVIREKLAELYESEKQWSKAAQMLSGIDLDSGMRVIDDAFRLSKCVQIACLYLEDDDAVNAEAFINKASFLVSNSQHEVLNLKYKVCYARILDLKRKFLEAALRYYDISQIEKRQIGDEEINEEALEQALSAAVTCTILAAAGPQRSRVLATLYKDERCSKLKIYPILQKVYLERILRKPEIDAFAEELKPHQQALLPDNFTVLDRAMIEHNLLSASKLYTNISFNELGTLLGIPPHKAEKIASRMIYEDRMRGSIDQVEAVIHFDDDTEELQRWDQQIVGLCQALNDVLDSMAKKGFPVPV, from the exons ATGGAGAGTGCTTTTGCAAGCGCCTCTGCGATTACTGACCAGAGGCAGAAGATAGAGCAGTATAAGCAAATACTTGCTGCTGTCATTTCATCTAATGACATTGTTCAGGCTAGGAAATTCATAGATCACA TGTTATCAGATGATGTTCCATTAGTAGTGTCTCGGCAGCTTTTGCAGACTTTTGCTCAAGAGTTGGGAAGATTGGAGCCTGAGATACAGAAAGAGATTGCTCATTACGCCCTTGCCCAAATTCAGCCTCGTGTTGTGTCATTCGAAGAGCAG GTTTTAGTTATTAGAGAGAAACTTGCTGAGCTTTATGAATCTGAGAAGCAATGGTCTAAAGCAGCTCAAATGCTCAGTGGTATTGACCTGGATTCAGGAATGAG GGTGATAGATGATGCATTCAGGTTGTCAAAGTGTGTCCAAATTGCTTGTTTATATCTTGAG GATGATGATGCTGTCAATGCTGAAGCTTTTATTAATAAAGCATCATTCTTGGTCAGCAATAGTCAGCATGAAGTACTGAATTTAAAGTACAAG GTTTGCTATGCAAGGATCTTAGATTTGAAGAGGAAGTTTTTGGAAGCAGCATTACGGTATTATGATATATCTCAAATTGAGAAAAGGCAAATAGGAGACGA ggAGATTAATGAGGAAGCTCTTGAACAAGCTTTATCTGCTGCTGTTACATGCACGATATTGGCAGCTGCAGGACCTCAACGTTCTCGTGTTCTTGCCACTTTGTACAAG GATGAGCGGTGTTCAAAGTTGAAGATCTATCCAATATTGCAGAAG GTGTATTTGGAGAGAATTCTCAGAAAACCAGAAATTGATGCTTTTGCAGAAGAATTGAAACCACATCAG CAAGCTCTTCTTCCAGACAATTTCACTGTGCTGGACCGTGCTATGATTGAGCATAATCTTTTGAGTGCTAGCAAACTCTATACTAATATCAG CTTTAATGAGCTAGGCACACTGTTGGGGATCCCACCTCACAAG GCTGAGAAGATAGCATCAAGAATGATTTATGAGGATAGGATGAGGGGCTCTATCGATCAG GTTGAGGCTGTCATACATTTTGATGATGACACTGAAGAGTTGCAGCGATGGGACCAGCAg ATTGTGGGCCTATGTCAAGCCCTCAACGATGTTTTGGATAGCATGGCTAAGAAGGGTTTTCCGGTTCCTGTTTAA
- the LOC106795222 gene encoding pentatricopeptide repeat-containing protein At5g66520, with the protein MSPSRCVVGLLEQCSSMREMKQIHGHAITHGLARFAFISSKLLAFYARSDLRYAHTLFSHIPFPNLFDYNTIITAFSPHYSSLFFIQMLNAAVSPNSRTFSLLLSKSSPSLPFLHQLHSHIIRRGHVSDFYVITSLLAAYSNHGSTRAARRLFDQSPYKNVACWTSLVTGYCNNGLVNDARNLFDAIPERERNDVSYSAMVSGYVKNGCFREGIQLFRELKDRNVKPNNSLLASVLSACASVGAFEEGKWIHAYVDQNKSQCYYELELGTALIDFYTKCGCVEPAQRVFGNMKTKDVAAWSAMVLGLAINAKNQEALELFEEMEKVGPRPNAVTFIGVLTACNHKDLFGEALKLFGYMSDKYGIVASIEHYGCVVDVLARSGKIEEALEFIKSMEVEPDGVIWGSLLNGCFLHNNIELGHKVGKYLVELEPGHGGRYVLLSNVYATMGKWEAVLETRKFMKDRGVPAVSGSSFIEIHQTVHKFLVHDNNHHCGSYPAEVYRVLNHLGNKLEDYSKSNEIIVF; encoded by the coding sequence ATGTCTCCTTCACGATGTGTTGTTGGTCTTCTGGAACAATGCTCAAGCATGAGAGAGATGAAGCAAATCCACGGCCACGCCATCACCCACGGCCTCGCTCGATTCGCCTTCATCTCAAGCAAACTCCTAGCCTTCTACGCCCGCAGCGATCTCCGCTACGCCCACACTCTCTTCTCTCACATCCCTTTCCCCAACCTCTTCGACTACAACACCATCATAACCGCGTTCTCCCCCCATTATTCCTCCCTCTTCTTCATCCAGATGCTAAACGCCGCCGTTTCCCCCAACTCCCGCACCTTCTCCCTCCTCCTCTCCAAATCCTCTCCCTCTCTCCCCTTCCTCCATCAGCTCCACTCCCACATCATCAGACGCGGCCACGTCTCCGACTTCTACGTCATCACCTCCCTCCTCGCCGCATACTCCAACCACGGTTCCACACGCGCTGCCCGCCGCCTGTTCGACCAAAGTCCTTACAAAAACGTCGCATGCTGGACAAGCCTCGTTACCGGATACTGCAACAACGGCCTGGTAAACGACGCCAGGAACTTGTTCGACGCAATCcccgagagagagagaaacgaCGTGTCGTACAGCGCAATGGTATCTGGCTACGTCAAGAACGGTTGTTTCCGCGAGGGGATTCAACTTTTCCGTGAACTCAAAGACCGAAATGTGAAGCCGAATAACTCTCTTTTGGCGAGTGTTCTCAGCGCGTGTGCTTCCGTTGGCGCGTTTGAAGAAGGCAAGTGGATACACGCTTACGTGGATCAAAACAAAAGCCAATGTTATTATGAACTTGAGCTCGGAACCGCGTTGATTGATTTCTACACCAAATGCGGGTGCGTGGAACCTGCTCAGCGGGTGTTCGGTAACATGAAAACCAAAGACGTAGCGGCGTGGAGCGCCATGGTACTGGGCTTGGCTATTAACGCCAAGAACCAGGAGGCCCTTGAGCTGTTTGAGGAGATGGAGAAAGTGGGCCCAAGGCCCAACGCCGTTACTTTCATCGGCGTTCTCACCGCGTGCAATCACAAGGACCTGTTTGGAGAAGCACTTAAGTTGTTTGGATACATGAGTGATAAATATGGGATTGTGGCGTCGATAGAGCACTATGGGTGCGTGGTTGATGTGTTGGCTCGGAGTGGGAAAATAGAAGAGGCGTTGGAGTTTATTAAGAGTATGGAAGTGGAACCGGACGGAGTCATATGGGGGTCTTTGTTGAATGGGTGTTTCTTGCATAATAATATTGAGTTGGGGCACAAAGTTGGAAAATATTTGGTAGAGTTAGAGCCTGGGCATGGTGGAAGGTACGTTCTTTTGTCGAACGTGTATGCGACTATGGGGAAGTGGGAGGCTGTTTTGGAGACCAGGAAATTCATGAAAGACAGAGGTGTGCCTGCTGTTTCTGGTTCGAGTTTCATAGAGATTCATCAAACCGTACACAAGTTTCTTGTTCATGATAACAACCACCACTGTGGTTCGTATCCGGCTGAAGTCTATCGAGTGTTAAACCACCTTGGTAACAAACTTGAGGATTattctaaatcaaatgaaattattgttttttga